A stretch of Leptidea sinapis chromosome 36, ilLepSina1.1, whole genome shotgun sequence DNA encodes these proteins:
- the LOC126975564 gene encoding cyclin-J produces the protein MESLNLSKLNLSSVRGHASDENKSKAEVPDDSFSVFVPDNDYECEYNDAIWQNLLEQDAERPTIHLQSPQLQFRGALVQQLRAVSRQLELGVGTLHAAVALLDLFMDAHRLRPDRLTHVALACLSLAAKSEEKMSRAPTVKSLCQASGVSLCGRTFRQVEWTVGSHARWRLLAPTPASFAALLAPQLLRGDDPGPRSYPARLRRDAARLLHDYLDLTLSDVRLTVLESDVVGSACVACTRAALGLPAWPPWLAARAHRPPDRVAPLARLLHRMMQIKTREKSDGQYHPAQTQAPARDLHDRFDATSDFAACRTSRLIEASIEPATNLAVKRSRDADMDVERKRYRVAGHAHYSQTVQ, from the exons ATGGAGTCGTTAAATTTGTCTAAATTGAATTTATCTAGCGTGCGAGGTCATGCATCTGATGAAAATAAATCTAAAGCTGAAGTTCCTGATGATTCTTTT TCGGTGTTTGTTCCTGACAATGATTATGAGTGTGAATACAATGATGCAATCTGGCAGAACCTTTTAGAACAAGATGCAGAGAGGCCCACTATACACTTACAGTCACCTCAG CTCCAGTTCCGCGGCGCGTTGGTTCAGCAGCTGCGTGCGGTGAGCCGGCAGCTAGAGCTGGGAGTGGGCACGTTGCATGCCGCCGTCGCGTTGCTCGACCTGTTCATGGATGCGCACCGACTTCGACCTGACCGCCTCACGCATGTGGCTCTTGCCTGCCTCTCGCTTGCAG CCAAGAGCGAGGAGAAAATGAGCCGCGCGCCCACCGTGAAGTCGCTGTGCCAGGCGAGCGGCGTGTCGCTGTGCGGGCGCACGTTCCGGCAGGTGGAGTGGACGGTGGGCTCGCACGCGCGCTGGCGGCTGCTGGCGCCCACGCCCGCCTCGTTCGCGGCGCTGCTGGCGCCCCAGCTGCTGCGGGGCGACGACCCCGGGCCACGCTCGTACCCCGCGCGCCTGCGACGTGACGCCGCGCGGCTGCTGCACGACTACCTCGACTTGACGCTCTCAG ACGTGCGGCTGACTGTATTGGAGAGCGACGTGGTGGGCAGCGCCTGCGTGGCGTGCACGCGGGCTGCGCTCGGCCTGCCCGCCTGGCCGCCCTGGCTGGCTGCGCGCGCGCACCGCCCGCCCGACCGCGTGGCGCCGCTGGCCCGCCTACTGCACAG GATGATGCAGATCAAGACACGCGAGAAGTCAGACGGCCAGTATCACCCCGCGCAAACACAGGCCCCCGCCCGCGACTTGCACGATCGCTTCGACGCAACA AGCGACTTCGCAGCGTGTCGAACGAGTCGTCTGATCGAAGCTAGCATCGAACCCGCGACCAACCTGGCGGTGAAGCGCAGCCGAGACGCGGACATGGATGTGGAGCGAAAACGATATCGCGTCGCCGGTCACGCCCACTACTCGCAGACCGTGCAGTGA
- the LOC126975571 gene encoding protein tipE: protein MRGASGSSERLVGGAKNVRGARARLTRLLTASLAAVLGGGSAALLFLVPLYADPALSALAADFAPAPAECVTERRDERLGLDNCTWASCREGCTSDAYRCLQLHVKYRPRSQEDWRPAVLYVNIKGCGYPPAVNCANFTRDHGRVGARYACYWSRADPSVVVPEWSRAEQVGTVTRTLALPLFLSGCAGVGLCALHCECRPRARPKARARPRERPGPPAPDVAAPGYRLA from the exons ATGCGCGGCGCGAGCGGCAGCTCGGAGCGTTTGGTGGGCGGTGCGAAGAATGTTCGGGGGGCGCGGGCCCGGCTGACGCGGCTGTTGACGGCGTCGCTAGCAGCCGTGTTGGGCGGCGGCAGCGCAGCGCTGCTGTTCCTGGTGCCGCTGTACGCGGACCCGGCGCTCAGTGCGCTGGCGGCCGACTTCGCTCCCGCGCCCGCCGAGTGTGTCACCGAGCGACGCGACGAGCGTCTCGGGCTCGACAACTGTACGTGGGCCTCGTGCCGCGAGGGCTGCACCAGCGACGCCTACAG GTGCCTGCAGCTGCACGTCAAATATCGGCCGCGGTCGCAGGAGGACTGGCGCCCCGCCGTGCTCTACGTAAACATCAAG GGCTGTGGCTACCCACCAGCTGTCAACTGCGCCAACTTCACCCGCGACCATGGACGCGTGGGCGCGCGCTACGCGTGCTACTGGTCGCGCGCGGATCCTAGCGTCGTGGTGCCAGAGTGGTCGCGGGCAGAGCAG GTGGGTACAGTGACGCGCACGCTAGCTCTGCCTCTGTTCCTGTCGGGGTGTGCAGGCGTGGGGCTGTGCGCCCTGCACTGCGAGTGCCGGCCCAGGGCGCGGCCGAAGGCCCGAGCGAGACCCCGCGAGCGCCCGGGTCCGCCCGCCCCAGACGTCGCCGCGCCCGGCTACCGGCTGGCGTAG